The sequence below is a genomic window from Lolium perenne isolate Kyuss_39 chromosome 4, Kyuss_2.0, whole genome shotgun sequence.
TGGTTTAGTTGTTATCTTTTTGCTATTAAAAAAATTGAGCATCTCAATCCCTAAAATGACCATGCAAATTTGTCTCTTCACTCTCTTATGTAGCCATCTTTTTTTCACCACCCTTAGCACCATCTTTGGTGTTAAGAATTTGAATTATACTATCTGATTAATTAGAAGTAATTATAATTGTATGCGCCGAACCAATTCACCCCCAAAGCTCAAGATGACGTGAAAAGGAGGGAAACACATTTATATTTCAAATATACCGCCTCACATGTGTCTCCTCAAGTCTAAACATACACCACAAGTGGGCTGCAATATTTTCATTTAATGGTTACTCTTATATTCACTCCGGGAGACCAAAATTTCTACACCTCCACATGTGATGCATAAAGACGAAATATAGTAGCGCTGTCATAGTTATGAAATAAATAGAGATAAACATGCGTTCATAGACGATCGGAAATAACACCAACATGCATATGTGAAACAAACTCTATTATGAAGTATAAATGTGCATGGATGACATTAATTATACAACTCTCCATTGACAAGTTAGCACCTATTTTGTACCATATACAGTTTTAAGAGTCTAAAGTGCAATCAAGGAACAAAAATAATGGTGACAAAAATTAAGACAGAATCTGTTTGGGGGTATAGCAGTGGTCTTGTAAAGTTTCTAGATCAGTTTTAAGAAAACACCGTGTATTTTGGATCTAACTATTTCCAACAGATAAGCCTACTGCGGAAGGGTGTTAAaacagatagcaaataaatgagaACTAAAAAAATTGATCAATGAGTGCCTAACTTATCTGCCATATTTTGTTTTTGGATAACCGATATGAGAAACAGATGACAACAGTTTCGAGGGGGGTGGTTCCTCCGAAGATGAGCAAGAAGCCGTCGACGTGGGCGGCCTGCCAGATCTCACGAATCACTGCACCGACGACAAGGAGCTCAAGAGCCACCTCTTGAACAAGTACAGCGGCTACCTGAGCAGCCTCTGGAGGGACctctccaagaagaagaagaagggcaagcTGCCGAGGGACGCGCGCCAGAAGCTCCTGCACTGGTGGCAGCTCCACTACAGATGGCCTTACCCGTCGGTACGTACGCACGCATGTCGTGTTCGCTGCCCACCTTTTAGTACGTGCATGCATCGATATCTCCTACAGCTCAGTGTGTGTGTGAAAGATCGAGCTTGCATCAATGGCGTTTCTCGGCATGTAGGAACTGGAGAAGGCGGCGCTGGCAGAGTCCACGGGGCTGGACGGGAAGCAGATCAACAACTGGTTCATCAATCAGCGGAAGCGGCACTGGAAGCCCACGCCGCCGGCCATGGAGTACAGGACGTCGCAACCCACCTACGGCGCTTCGAGCAGCTCTTCTGCCGCTTTTAGGACGGAAGGCCACTACTTCGCCGGCGGAAGCGCGTATCCCCGTGGACCGTGATGGCAAGCCGGCGATCGATCGACGGGTACTGCACGAACGGTGCAGGCCGTCGTAGGTACGTCTGTGCACATATACATATATcaggctctatatatatatatatcagatACAAGGTGTGGGTTTGGGTTACTGGGTGTCAAGTACTGGCATCTATACAAAGCTAAAGACATGCGTGATGTGTGACATTGACTGCTGGCAATCTCAAACTAGAACGGTCGGAGGAATGGAAGAGAGGATCCTGTTTGGTGGAGAAAGACAGTTTCCTGTAGTGTGCTTATTGTAGAGATTTACCATAGAATATACAGATTTCCTGATATAAGGTGTGTATTGTGTAACCTTGATTCTTTCACGACTCAAATTACATGCTCAATTGCCATACATGCATGCATTTAATTTTGTAATGTTACAAATATGGAGTTGCTTATATATATAGTCCGACATTTTGTGATCACTATTGCTTGTACTAATGGCTGATCAGTTCAGCATGTGACGACCGTGTGTGTTTGTGCTTGTAGCATAATGTAGGTATTGGGTTGCCAAAAAAAATTCTGATCTGGCCTTCTGATTTGATTTCGATGGCATCTGCGTTGTATTTCGTACACCTAAACAGAAGCTGACATGAATTGTAagatttttttttgcgaaaagtcGATCTaccactagtggaaaatagggcttccgtgggagccatttgtcgcgggcgcgcctgcacccgcgacaaatggggtggccacgtcgctccgaatacggcagaggcttttgtcgcggcctcttgtcgcgggccgtattacgacccgcgacaaaaggggtaggagtgacgtggccaccccttttgtcgcgggtcgtaatacggcccgcgacaaaatgtccatgcctatatatatagaagcagctagccaccccccacctcattttttccttggtggtgaaggtggaggtgtatgctagctcattttttctacatgtgcacaagaggtgtttgatggaatgcttgtgagagggatgccacttggttttatttgataagatttctcctctttttgattctaaaaggttagcaactattttctcgactatatatatatatatatatgcatagtccgtacaatactaattttagcaaggtgattgcatctgatacatatataattgtacttatgatgcagatgagtcatccatggatgtacggtaaccgatgtgctcccgctttcagagagggcgtgaattctttc
It includes:
- the LOC127293510 gene encoding homeobox protein knotted-1-like 4 — translated: MEQLPLLPCGSKTSTSSTPLYLTLENRTSTSNPPPLLPPAPEPSRHSDHDTGSDTVKAKIMSHPLYSALLRSFIECQKVGAPLEVVGRLCALADEIESDSVGRRLDDPPDPELDEFMATYCDVLVRYRQELRRPIQEADQFFRAMEVQMGSFTLLDDNSFEGGGSSEDEQEAVDVGGLPDLTNHCTDDKELKSHLLNKYSGYLSSLWRDLSKKKKKGKLPRDARQKLLHWWQLHYRWPYPSELEKAALAESTGLDGKQINNWFINQRKRHWKPTPPAMEYRTSQPTYGASSSSSAAFRTEGHYFAGGSAYPRGP